In the genome of Desulfovibrio desulfuricans, one region contains:
- a CDS encoding aminotransferase class IV: MKAVDAETYLKALLAAPRPGSEQVLAFYDHRVGHICTDAHLLLLPLDDHICHRGDGLFESICFRQRTIFGLEAHLARLVDGAAALSITPPCPWDDVRQRIVDVARAAGVDNGDLRVFLSRGPGGFGISPAECPQAGLYIVALKKTLPTEALYAKGFTAFTSAIPPKQEYLARIKNTNYLPNVFMSMEARQKNMDIAVTFDENDIMGEAAVANVGLVDAQGRLLCPEIRRILPGTTLLAAMDVAAQRMPVVQMPIPKAAISTAREMLLFTSSTLCVGITHFDGKPVGQGAQAGKPGPVALWLKDVLLDYMLKKGAPI, encoded by the coding sequence GTGAAAGCTGTGGACGCTGAAACCTACCTCAAGGCCCTGCTTGCCGCACCCCGTCCGGGTTCGGAGCAGGTTCTCGCCTTTTATGACCACCGCGTTGGGCACATCTGCACCGACGCGCACCTGTTGCTGCTGCCCCTTGACGACCACATCTGTCACCGCGGCGACGGGCTGTTTGAAAGCATCTGCTTTCGTCAGCGCACAATTTTTGGCCTCGAGGCGCATCTGGCCCGGCTTGTGGACGGCGCGGCGGCCCTCTCCATCACGCCGCCCTGCCCGTGGGACGATGTGCGCCAGCGCATTGTCGACGTGGCCCGGGCCGCAGGCGTGGACAACGGCGATTTGCGTGTCTTTTTAAGCCGTGGCCCCGGCGGTTTTGGCATTTCGCCCGCCGAATGCCCGCAGGCAGGCCTGTACATTGTGGCCCTCAAAAAGACACTGCCCACCGAGGCACTGTACGCCAAGGGCTTTACGGCATTTACCAGCGCCATCCCGCCCAAGCAGGAATATCTGGCCCGCATCAAGAACACCAACTATCTGCCCAATGTCTTCATGTCCATGGAAGCCCGTCAAAAAAACATGGATATTGCCGTAACCTTTGACGAAAACGACATCATGGGCGAGGCCGCCGTGGCCAACGTGGGCCTTGTGGACGCTCAGGGCCGCCTGCTCTGCCCCGAGATCAGGCGCATCCTGCCCGGCACAACCCTGCTGGCAGCCATGGACGTGGCCGCGCAGCGCATGCCCGTGGTGCAGATGCCCATTCCCAAGGCCGCCATCTCCACGGCCCGCGAGATGCTGCTTTTCACCAGCTCCACCCTGTGCGTGGGCATTACCCACTTTGACGGCAAGCCCGTGGGGCAGGGTGCGCAGGCTGGCAAGCCCGGCCCTGTGGCCCTGTGGCTCAAGGATGTTCTTTTGGACTATATGCTGAAAAAAGGCGCGCCCATCTGA
- the feoB gene encoding ferrous iron transport protein B, whose amino-acid sequence MPESFSETAELRGGNARTLIGGLAYSLRLAIAGNPNCGKTTVFNALTGAHQHVGNYSGVTVEKKEGFIRHEGQEIILVDLPGAYSLSAYSQEEVVARNVLLGGAVQAVINVVDAGILERGLLLTAQLREMGLPVVIACNMMDEARAAGISIDFLRLSELMGASALPTVGTAGNGLREALSAARQAALDAPANGATTQGADDAPPFGGGQALRISYGPLLDPILETMEHRIAASPGLAASPYGHCAPRWLALNLLQDDAEAIAALQKADADLAADMAQVRRFVQDELRSIGRDTEGIIADGHSCFVRQVAAACIVKTGDRHRLSLSDRLDRVLAHAVWGALIMLGVLYAMFQITIVLGSYPQGWLEGAFSALAGQVRGALPDGLFASLLVDGVIAGVGGVLSFVPLVLIMFALIAIVEDSGYMARMAYIADRVFQFFGLHGASVMPYIISGGIAGGCAIPGVMATRTMRSPKEKLATMLTLPYMACGAKLPVYLLLVGTFFPRNAANMMFAVIMLSWVLAFCVALLLRKTVLRGEATPLVMEMPPYRMPTLRGICIHCWERTWMYLKKAGTVLVPLAMLIWAAMTFPALDPETALPYENEIARLSARIEREDISDQSRDLYENSRAKVQEELEAERLRRTLAGSLGTWLEGVTVYAGFSWRTDVALIGGIAAKEAIISTLGTAYALGAQDPEDPASLAELLRSDPSWNQGTALALLIFVMLYAPCFVTLVVIRQESGSWKWVAFSIAFNTLLAFGMAVGVYQTYRFLGMGL is encoded by the coding sequence ATGCCGGAATCCTTCTCAGAGACTGCAGAGCTGCGCGGCGGCAATGCACGTACGCTCATTGGCGGTCTGGCCTATTCGCTGCGGCTGGCCATCGCGGGCAACCCAAACTGCGGCAAAACCACGGTTTTCAACGCGCTTACGGGTGCGCACCAGCATGTGGGCAACTACAGCGGCGTGACGGTGGAAAAAAAGGAGGGCTTCATCCGCCATGAGGGGCAGGAGATCATCCTGGTTGATCTGCCCGGCGCGTATTCGCTCTCGGCCTATTCGCAGGAGGAGGTGGTCGCCCGCAATGTGCTGCTGGGCGGAGCGGTGCAGGCGGTCATCAATGTGGTGGACGCGGGCATTCTTGAGCGCGGGCTGCTGCTCACGGCCCAGCTGCGCGAGATGGGTTTGCCTGTGGTTATAGCCTGCAACATGATGGACGAAGCCCGCGCGGCGGGCATCAGCATTGATTTTTTGCGGCTTTCGGAGCTTATGGGCGCAAGCGCCTTGCCCACGGTGGGCACGGCGGGCAACGGTCTGCGCGAGGCGCTCTCCGCTGCGCGGCAGGCTGCGCTGGACGCCCCGGCCAACGGCGCGACGACTCAGGGGGCCGACGACGCCCCGCCCTTTGGCGGCGGGCAAGCCCTGCGCATAAGCTACGGCCCGCTGCTGGACCCCATCCTGGAAACCATGGAACACCGCATAGCCGCAAGCCCCGGCCTTGCAGCGTCGCCCTACGGGCACTGCGCCCCGCGCTGGCTGGCCCTCAACCTGTTGCAGGACGACGCCGAGGCCATTGCCGCCCTGCAAAAGGCGGATGCCGACCTTGCAGCCGACATGGCGCAGGTGCGCCGGTTTGTGCAGGACGAGCTGCGCAGCATAGGACGCGACACAGAAGGCATTATTGCCGACGGACACAGCTGCTTTGTGCGTCAGGTGGCGGCAGCGTGCATTGTCAAAACCGGAGACCGTCACCGTTTGAGCCTTTCAGACCGGCTGGACAGGGTGCTGGCCCACGCCGTCTGGGGCGCGCTGATCATGCTGGGCGTGCTCTACGCCATGTTTCAGATCACCATTGTTCTTGGCTCATACCCCCAGGGCTGGCTTGAGGGCGCGTTCAGCGCCTTGGCGGGCCAGGTGCGGGGGGCTCTTCCCGACGGGCTGTTTGCCTCGCTGCTGGTGGACGGCGTTATTGCCGGGGTGGGCGGGGTGCTCAGCTTTGTTCCGCTGGTGCTCATCATGTTTGCGCTCATAGCCATTGTGGAGGACAGCGGCTACATGGCCCGCATGGCCTACATTGCCGACCGCGTGTTCCAGTTTTTCGGTCTGCACGGGGCCTCTGTGATGCCCTACATCATTTCCGGGGGCATCGCCGGGGGGTGCGCCATACCCGGCGTCATGGCCACGCGCACCATGCGCAGCCCCAAGGAAAAACTGGCCACCATGCTCACCCTGCCCTACATGGCCTGCGGCGCAAAACTGCCCGTGTACCTGCTGCTTGTGGGCACGTTTTTTCCGCGCAACGCAGCCAACATGATGTTTGCCGTCATCATGCTCTCATGGGTTCTGGCCTTTTGCGTGGCCCTGCTGCTGCGCAAAACCGTGCTGCGCGGCGAGGCCACGCCGCTGGTCATGGAAATGCCCCCCTACCGCATGCCCACCCTGCGCGGAATATGCATCCACTGCTGGGAGCGCACCTGGATGTACCTGAAAAAAGCGGGCACAGTGCTTGTTCCTCTGGCCATGCTCATCTGGGCGGCCATGACCTTTCCCGCGCTGGATCCTGAGACGGCGCTCCCCTACGAAAACGAAATCGCCCGCCTGAGCGCTCGCATTGAAAGAGAAGATATTTCCGACCAGTCGCGCGACCTCTATGAAAACTCGCGGGCAAAAGTGCAGGAAGAGCTGGAGGCGGAGCGCCTGCGCCGCACCCTGGCGGGGAGCCTCGGCACATGGCTTGAAGGCGTAACCGTCTATGCGGGCTTTAGCTGGCGCACCGACGTGGCCCTTATCGGCGGCATTGCCGCCAAGGAGGCCATCATCTCCACTCTTGGCACAGCCTACGCGCTGGGCGCGCAAGACCCTGAAGACCCCGCGTCGCTGGCGGAGCTGCTGCGCAGCGACCCCTCGTGGAATCAGGGCACGGCTCTGGCCCTGCTGATTTTTGTCATGCTGTACGCGCCCTGCTTTGTCACCCTGGTTGTCATCCGGCAGGAATCGGGCAGCTGGAAGTGGGTGGCCTTCAGCATTGCGTTCAATACGCTGCTGGCCTTTGGCATGGCTGTTGGCGTGTACCAGACATACCGTTTTTTGGGGATGGGCTTGTAA
- a CDS encoding ATP-binding protein — MKCKICKAEAVVALRSHNAAFCPDCYKDFFARQVERGIEGQKLFTRDERVLVALSGGKDSLALMLELSRQGYNVTGLHIDLGIPVSSAAARGVVERFCVKHGLKLMIKEMAAEGLPIPLVKERLHRPICSACGKIKRHYFNKVALDEGFDALATGHNLDDEVARLFSNTLRWDTSYLSDQGPRLESEHGFSRKVKPLWRLSEFETANYAFLMGIENHYAPCPYSPGASFTTLKGLMQNLEAAMPGRKLDFYQGFLSRGRPVFARREAEEGLELAPCTECGYPTSSGDRCGVCRIRSALQEES, encoded by the coding sequence ATGAAATGCAAAATATGTAAAGCCGAGGCCGTGGTGGCTCTGCGCAGCCACAACGCCGCCTTTTGCCCCGACTGCTACAAGGATTTTTTTGCCCGCCAGGTGGAGCGAGGCATCGAGGGCCAAAAGCTGTTTACCCGCGACGAGCGGGTGCTGGTGGCCCTTTCTGGCGGCAAGGATTCGCTGGCGCTCATGCTTGAGCTTTCGCGCCAGGGGTACAACGTCACCGGCCTGCACATCGATCTGGGTATTCCGGTTTCGTCCGCAGCGGCCAGGGGCGTGGTCGAGCGCTTTTGCGTCAAGCACGGCCTCAAGCTGATGATCAAGGAGATGGCTGCCGAGGGGCTGCCCATCCCGCTGGTAAAAGAACGGCTGCACCGCCCCATCTGCTCGGCCTGCGGCAAGATCAAACGCCACTACTTCAACAAGGTTGCGCTGGACGAGGGCTTTGACGCGCTGGCCACAGGCCACAACCTCGACGACGAGGTGGCACGTCTGTTCAGCAACACCCTGCGCTGGGATACGTCCTATCTTTCAGACCAGGGGCCGCGCCTTGAAAGCGAGCACGGCTTTTCGCGCAAGGTCAAACCCCTGTGGCGGCTCTCGGAGTTTGAAACGGCCAACTACGCCTTTCTTATGGGCATTGAAAACCACTACGCCCCCTGCCCCTACAGCCCCGGCGCGAGCTTTACCACGCTCAAGGGGCTGATGCAGAACCTCGAGGCGGCCATGCCGGGCCGCAAGCTTGATTTTTATCAGGGCTTTTTGTCGCGCGGACGGCCCGTGTTCGCCCGCCGCGAAGCCGAAGAGGGGCTGGAACTGGCCCCCTGCACAGAGTGCGGCTACCCAACGTCGTCTGGCGACCGCTGCGGCGTATGCCGCATCCGCTCCGCCCTGCAGGAAGAAAGCTAA
- a CDS encoding aspartate-semialdehyde dehydrogenase, translating to MSKKLTVAVVGATGAVGREMLKTLHERDFPATEIRAFASARSAGNKVPFGDKELTVQELKEDVFEGIDLAIFSAGGSTSQKFAPHAAHAGCVVVDNSAAWRMDDRCPLVVPEVNAHALEAHSGIIANPNCSTIQMLVVLKPLHDAAKIKRVVVSTYQAVSGTGQKGIEELEREVRDLFNGRDPECKTYPYRIAFNALPHIDIFLENDYTKEEMKMVHETVKILEDPSVKVTATCVRVPVFYCHAESVNIETEEKVTAKDARVMLSQAPGVRVFDNPRELMYPMPAYCVGEDDTYVGRIREDETIENGLNLWIVADNVRKGAALNAVQIGEELIKRNLLRVTDKNVFLK from the coding sequence ATGAGCAAGAAGCTGACTGTAGCCGTTGTAGGCGCCACAGGCGCCGTAGGCCGTGAAATGCTCAAGACCCTGCACGAAAGGGACTTTCCCGCCACTGAAATTCGCGCTTTTGCGTCTGCCCGGTCTGCGGGCAACAAAGTGCCTTTTGGCGACAAAGAGCTGACCGTGCAAGAGCTTAAAGAAGATGTCTTTGAGGGCATTGATTTGGCCATTTTTTCCGCCGGCGGCAGCACTTCGCAAAAATTCGCTCCGCATGCTGCCCACGCCGGCTGCGTGGTTGTGGACAATTCCGCAGCATGGCGCATGGACGACCGCTGCCCTCTGGTCGTGCCCGAGGTCAACGCCCATGCCCTTGAGGCCCACAGCGGCATTATTGCCAACCCAAACTGCTCGACCATCCAGATGCTGGTGGTGCTCAAGCCCCTGCACGACGCAGCCAAGATCAAGCGCGTTGTGGTTTCAACCTATCAGGCGGTTTCCGGTACCGGGCAAAAAGGCATTGAAGAGCTCGAGCGCGAGGTACGCGACCTGTTCAACGGGCGCGACCCCGAGTGCAAGACCTACCCCTACCGCATTGCCTTTAACGCACTGCCGCATATCGATATCTTCCTTGAAAACGACTACACCAAGGAAGAAATGAAGATGGTTCACGAAACCGTCAAGATTCTTGAAGATCCTTCGGTCAAGGTTACGGCTACCTGCGTGCGCGTGCCGGTGTTTTACTGCCACGCCGAGTCGGTCAACATTGAAACCGAAGAAAAAGTCACCGCCAAGGACGCCCGCGTCATGCTGTCGCAGGCTCCCGGCGTGCGCGTGTTCGACAACCCGCGCGAGCTTATGTACCCCATGCCCGCCTACTGCGTGGGTGAAGACGATACTTACGTGGGCCGCATCCGCGAGGACGAAACCATTGAAAATGGCCTGAACCTCTGGATCGTCGCGGACAACGTGCGCAAGGGCGCTGCCCTCAACGCCGTGCAGATCGGCGAAGAACTGATCAAGCGCAACCTGCTGCGTGTGACCGACAAGAACGTGTTTCTGAAATAG
- the fabF gene encoding beta-ketoacyl-ACP synthase II encodes MRKVVITGFGVVSSSGNDAETLWKNISSGKSGIRYIDDPLFDDAPVRIAGKVDDFCAEEYLGAKDAKKYDKFIQFAVAAAMQAVNMSGLELAGLDAERAGVYVGSGVGGIETVMRNYEAFLAKGARRVSPFMIPTMISNMASGVVAIKTGFKGANFAPVSACATANNAIGEAFLSIAHGHADVMLAGGSDAGIQPFLLAGFASMKALSTRNDAPEQASRPFDCGRDGFVMAEGAAVLLLEEEAHALRRNAAILGEVTGYGATCDAGHITSPDYTGAARAMQAAISQSGVAADAIGYINAHATGTKEGDRSEVKAIRDVFGDSLKATRVSATKSMTGHLFGAAGGIEAIISLQALRNGMLPPTINLDAPDEECDIPHIRNEAIATDTRYALSNAFGFGGHNASIVFRKYDQ; translated from the coding sequence ATGCGTAAAGTAGTTATTACAGGTTTCGGAGTCGTATCTTCGTCTGGAAATGATGCGGAAACCTTGTGGAAGAATATCAGTTCTGGAAAATCAGGCATCAGGTATATTGACGATCCGTTGTTTGACGACGCTCCTGTACGCATCGCCGGTAAGGTAGACGATTTTTGTGCGGAAGAGTATCTGGGCGCAAAGGATGCCAAAAAATACGATAAATTTATCCAGTTTGCTGTTGCGGCGGCGATGCAGGCCGTGAACATGTCTGGCCTGGAGCTTGCGGGGCTGGATGCGGAACGGGCTGGCGTATATGTGGGATCAGGCGTCGGCGGCATAGAAACGGTCATGAGAAATTACGAAGCCTTTCTTGCCAAGGGGGCCCGCCGGGTTTCGCCGTTCATGATCCCTACCATGATCAGCAACATGGCCTCAGGCGTTGTTGCCATCAAAACAGGCTTCAAGGGGGCAAACTTTGCGCCCGTGTCCGCCTGCGCCACGGCCAACAACGCCATTGGCGAGGCTTTTTTGAGCATTGCCCATGGCCATGCGGACGTTATGCTCGCGGGTGGCAGCGATGCGGGCATACAGCCGTTTTTGCTTGCGGGCTTTGCCAGCATGAAGGCCCTGTCCACGCGCAACGATGCGCCGGAGCAAGCCAGCCGTCCCTTTGACTGCGGGCGGGACGGGTTTGTCATGGCCGAGGGGGCTGCCGTGCTCCTGCTGGAAGAAGAAGCTCACGCCCTGCGCCGTAATGCGGCCATTTTGGGCGAGGTGACCGGCTATGGGGCAACCTGCGATGCGGGGCACATCACCTCGCCTGATTATACGGGTGCTGCGCGGGCCATGCAGGCCGCCATCAGTCAGTCCGGCGTTGCAGCCGACGCCATTGGCTATATCAACGCCCACGCCACCGGTACAAAGGAGGGCGACCGCTCTGAGGTCAAAGCGATCAGAGACGTCTTTGGCGACAGCCTGAAGGCGACAAGGGTCAGCGCCACAAAATCCATGACCGGCCACCTCTTTGGGGCGGCTGGCGGCATAGAGGCGATCATCTCCCTGCAGGCCCTGCGCAACGGCATGCTGCCGCCGACCATAAATCTGGATGCGCCGGATGAAGAGTGCGACATCCCGCATATCCGCAACGAGGCCATAGCGACGGATACTCGCTACGCCCTGTCAAACGCGTTTGGTTTTGGCGGGCATAATGCTTCCATTGTCTTTCGAAAATACGACCAATAG
- the asnS gene encoding asparagine--tRNA ligase, translated as MQRTLIIDALAATEPQPSITICGWIRTRRDSKEFSFVEINDGSCLGNMQCIVDAGTEAHQRLDQAATGAAVSITGELVASPGKGQQWEIRAQGVTVFGLADPETFPLQKKRHSDEFLRTIAHLRSRTNKYGATFRIRSEAGQAVHQFFQGRRFSWVHTPVLTGADCEGAGEMFRVTSLEPGNKDMAADFFGRQCNLTVSGQLEAEALAMGLGRVYTFGPTFRAENSNTPRHAAEFWMIEPEMAFADLQDLMELGESLTRHVIEHALSHCEADLKLFDSFVDKGLIDRLKGMVAEPFARVSYTEAVEILQKCGREFAFPVSFGIDLQTEHERYLAEEHFKRPVAVYDYPKEIKAFYMRQNEDGKTVAAMDMLVPRIGELIGGSQREERLDRLTARIKELGQNPEDYWWYMDLRRFGTAPHAGFGLGFERLLMMLTGITNIRDVIPFPRTPGNLEF; from the coding sequence ATGCAAAGAACCCTTATAATAGACGCTCTTGCAGCAACCGAACCGCAGCCTTCAATCACCATCTGCGGCTGGATACGTACCCGCCGCGACTCCAAGGAATTTTCTTTCGTAGAGATCAATGACGGCTCCTGCCTCGGCAACATGCAGTGCATTGTGGACGCCGGAACCGAAGCCCACCAGAGGCTTGACCAGGCCGCCACAGGAGCGGCCGTCAGTATTACCGGCGAGCTTGTTGCTTCGCCCGGCAAGGGGCAGCAGTGGGAAATACGGGCGCAGGGAGTCACGGTTTTCGGCCTTGCCGATCCCGAGACCTTTCCGCTGCAAAAAAAACGTCATTCCGACGAATTTTTGCGCACCATCGCCCACCTGCGCTCGCGTACCAACAAATACGGCGCGACCTTCCGCATCCGCTCCGAAGCTGGCCAGGCCGTGCACCAGTTTTTTCAGGGCCGCCGCTTTTCGTGGGTGCACACGCCGGTGCTCACCGGGGCGGACTGCGAGGGCGCGGGCGAGATGTTTCGCGTCACCAGCCTTGAGCCAGGCAACAAGGACATGGCCGCCGACTTTTTTGGCCGCCAGTGCAACCTGACCGTCTCCGGCCAGCTTGAGGCAGAGGCCCTGGCCATGGGCCTTGGCCGCGTGTACACCTTTGGCCCCACCTTTCGCGCCGAAAATTCCAACACCCCGCGCCACGCCGCCGAGTTCTGGATGATCGAGCCGGAGATGGCCTTTGCCGACCTGCAGGACCTCATGGAGCTGGGAGAAAGCCTCACCCGGCACGTGATCGAGCACGCTCTGAGCCATTGCGAGGCCGACCTCAAGCTGTTTGACAGCTTTGTGGACAAGGGCCTCATTGACCGCCTCAAGGGCATGGTGGCCGAACCCTTTGCCCGCGTTTCGTACACCGAGGCCGTGGAAATTCTGCAGAAATGCGGCAGGGAATTTGCCTTTCCCGTTTCCTTTGGCATCGACCTGCAGACCGAGCACGAGCGCTACCTGGCCGAAGAACACTTTAAAAGGCCCGTGGCCGTCTACGATTACCCCAAAGAAATCAAGGCCTTTTACATGCGCCAGAACGAAGACGGCAAAACCGTCGCCGCCATGGACATGCTGGTGCCGCGCATCGGCGAACTTATCGGCGGTTCGCAGCGCGAGGAACGCCTGGACCGCCTGACGGCCCGCATCAAGGAGCTGGGGCAGAACCCCGAAGACTACTGGTGGTACATGGACCTGCGCCGCTTTGGCACCGCGCCGCACGCAGGTTTTGGTCTGGGTTTCGAGCGGCTGCTCATGATGCTGACCGGCATCACCAACATACGCGACGTTATCCCCTTCCCGCGCACGCCCGGCAACCTCGAATTCTAG
- a CDS encoding DMT family transporter: MKHILLLLAFGAGCCLPVQAGINTLLRRFLGEPMQAALVSFAVGTVALWLYSLASRHTWPGLSQLSAVPWWMWTGGVLGAIFVSCTIFLAPKLGAATMTAVMLSGQLAASVLLDHFALVGFPEHPVSPLRLVGIGLLFAGAWLVRAF, translated from the coding sequence ATGAAGCACATTCTTTTACTGCTGGCCTTTGGGGCTGGCTGCTGCCTGCCCGTGCAGGCGGGCATCAATACGCTTTTGCGCCGTTTTTTGGGCGAGCCCATGCAGGCAGCGCTTGTTTCCTTTGCGGTGGGCACTGTTGCCCTGTGGCTGTACAGCCTGGCCTCGCGCCATACCTGGCCCGGATTATCGCAGCTTTCGGCGGTGCCGTGGTGGATGTGGACAGGGGGTGTGCTGGGGGCGATTTTTGTAAGCTGCACGATCTTTCTGGCCCCCAAGCTGGGTGCGGCGACCATGACCGCCGTGATGCTGTCGGGCCAGCTGGCTGCCTCTGTGCTGCTTGACCATTTTGCCCTGGTGGGCTTTCCGGAGCACCCCGTTTCGCCCCTGCGGCTCGTGGGCATTGGCTTGCTGTTTGCCGGGGCGTGGCTGGTACGGGCGTTTTAG
- a CDS encoding MarR family winged helix-turn-helix transcriptional regulator, producing MQLPCLFLEVRKAERQLSWLYGKCLGQNNLRITQYGLLRAIAGLAEPSITEIGRILGIDQTTVTRNVDKLEQAGLVVCGHPLTDSRKKIVRLTPFGADSLEKAHPLWGEAQQRVVAGLGDKDVQELLRLLAKVSSIAETDCD from the coding sequence ATGCAACTGCCTTGTCTTTTTCTTGAAGTCCGAAAAGCGGAGCGCCAGTTATCCTGGCTTTATGGAAAATGCCTTGGGCAGAACAATCTGCGCATCACTCAATATGGCCTTTTGCGGGCCATTGCCGGGCTGGCGGAGCCTTCCATCACCGAAATAGGCCGGATACTGGGCATTGATCAGACAACAGTGACCCGCAATGTGGACAAGCTGGAGCAAGCCGGTCTTGTCGTCTGCGGGCACCCGCTGACGGACTCGCGAAAAAAGATCGTGAGGTTGACACCCTTTGGCGCGGACAGCCTTGAAAAGGCGCACCCCCTCTGGGGGGAGGCGCAGCAGCGCGTAGTTGCGGGATTGGGGGACAAGGATGTCCAGGAGCTGCTGAGGTTGCTGGCAAAGGTGAGCAGCATAGCGGAGACGGACTGCGACTAG
- a CDS encoding glycosyltransferase: MRVLLVALQQTTEGPPSPEEQRRWTEQGAPMRAARLEEDHALALASAMRDGGRLAPMLLCAKNSRLHRRAAALNLPTLAAGGPLDVMRLWLWQRRHKYLLVQTFGESGMAAGRRVLAMRPPKTTLLSHAFLLRPPHAEVCTGKGMLAAHKILCGSNHVQERIAKAAGITAGETAWRGPKNRSLPLAGDTLVQVAPGMSLEGFEPAPAWQASAADENRRFIFCMGDALTPRSGTNIVIRAMAAIWQRRDLPRWEVRAAGGGPRFQEVLDEAESLGVQTRLCLLNEQELPPLLRTCHAWIAPGSAPDELPETLGAGIAARMPVICGQSDLHAQRLLAAPAAACMFEENNPQSLAEAMINVMTDARLRQDLVSAGEALLAGLSHESFADAVCARHEDWCGQLGWLEKNSHPMPRTAEQH, translated from the coding sequence ATGCGTGTTTTGCTTGTTGCGCTGCAACAGACCACAGAAGGCCCGCCTTCACCCGAAGAGCAGCGTCGATGGACAGAACAGGGCGCGCCCATGCGCGCAGCCCGGCTGGAAGAAGACCACGCCCTGGCCCTGGCCTCGGCCATGCGCGACGGAGGCAGGCTGGCGCCCATGCTGCTGTGCGCAAAAAATTCGCGCCTGCACAGGCGCGCCGCCGCCCTCAACCTGCCGACGCTGGCCGCTGGCGGCCCTCTGGACGTTATGCGCCTGTGGCTGTGGCAACGGCGGCACAAGTACCTGCTGGTGCAGACCTTTGGCGAAAGCGGCATGGCCGCAGGCCGCCGCGTGCTTGCCATGCGCCCGCCCAAGACCACGTTGCTGAGCCACGCCTTTTTGCTGCGCCCGCCGCATGCCGAGGTGTGCACGGGCAAGGGCATGCTGGCTGCCCACAAAATTTTGTGCGGTTCAAACCACGTGCAGGAGCGCATTGCCAAAGCTGCGGGCATCACGGCAGGTGAAACCGCCTGGCGCGGCCCCAAAAACCGCAGCCTGCCCCTTGCGGGCGACACGCTTGTGCAGGTCGCGCCGGGCATGAGCCTTGAGGGCTTTGAGCCCGCCCCGGCATGGCAGGCAAGCGCGGCTGACGAAAACCGGCGGTTTATTTTTTGCATGGGCGACGCCCTTACCCCGCGCTCGGGCACAAACATTGTCATCAGGGCCATGGCGGCCATATGGCAACGCCGCGACCTGCCCCGCTGGGAGGTGCGCGCTGCTGGTGGTGGCCCGCGTTTTCAGGAAGTGCTGGACGAGGCGGAATCACTGGGCGTACAGACGCGCCTGTGCCTGCTTAACGAGCAGGAGCTGCCCCCGCTGCTGCGGACCTGCCACGCATGGATAGCCCCCGGCTCCGCGCCGGACGAGTTGCCCGAAACCCTTGGCGCGGGCATTGCCGCCCGCATGCCGGTGATCTGCGGGCAAAGCGACCTGCACGCGCAGCGGCTTTTGGCCGCGCCGGCAGCAGCCTGCATGTTTGAAGAAAACAACCCCCAGTCGCTGGCCGAGGCCATGATCAACGTCATGACCGACGCCCGCCTGCGCCAGGACCTTGTGAGCGCTGGCGAGGCGCTGCTGGCTGGGCTGAGCCACGAATCTTTTGCCGATGCCGTCTGCGCCCGACACGAAGACTGGTGCGGACAGCTCGGCTGGCTTGAAAAAAACAGCCACCCAATGCCCCGGACGGCGGAGCAACACTAA